In the genome of Mixta calida, the window CGCTTCTGTGACCGTACAGTACAAGGCGCTGATGGCGACCGAAGGCGTTAATATCAGCTTTACTGACGATGGCATCCGCCGTATCGCCGAAGCCGCCTGGCAGGTTAACGAAACCACGGAAAATATCGGCGCGCGTCGTCTGCACACCGTACTGGAACGTCTGATGGAGGATATCTCCTATGACGCCAGCGACCGCAGCGGCGACAGCATTACCATTGACGCCAATTATGTGTCTCAACATCTGGATGAGCTGGTGGCGGACGAAGATCTCAGCCGCTTCATTCTGTAACCGGCGGCTTTATCTTTCTAAGGAGGCTTCGGCCTCCTTTTTTATGACCGCTTTTTAACCCTCCTGCAATTTGACGAAGATTAAGGCGTCTGACAGGGTGCCGCCGTAGACTTCATCTACCCCTTTTTAATTAGAGTCGGCTGCGGTTACGCTTATGGAATATATTCAACGAATAACCACCTTTCATTTCCGGGGCTGGCTGGAAAGCCTGCGTTTGCGCACGCTGCCGCTGGCGTTCGCGTCTATTCTGACCGGCTCGGCGCTGGCGTGGTGGCAGGGTCAGTTCAGCCTGACCGTCGCCCTGCTCTGTTTCCTGACCAGCGGTCTGTTACAGGTGCTCTCTAATCTGGCCAATGACTACGGCGACGCGGTGAAAGGCAGCGACGGCAGCAACCGCCTCGGCCCGCTGCGCGGCATTCAAAAGGGCGCCATCACGCTGTTGCAGCTGCGCGCGGGCATTATCGCGGTGACCGGACTGGCGCTGATTTGCGGCGGCGTGCTGATCCGCTACGCGTGCCATACCATCGGCGACGTAGTGAGTTTTCTGCTGCTGGGCGCGCTGGCCGTCATTGCGGCGATTGCCTACACCGTCGGCAAAAAGCCTTACGGCTATCTTGGGCTGGGCGATCTCTCGGTGCTGATCTTCTTCGGCTGGCTGGGCGTCAGCGGCAGCTTCTATCTGCAAAGCCACAGCGTTCAGCCGTTAGTGCTGCTGCCCGCCACCGCCTGCGGCCTGTTGGCGGCGGCGGTGTTGAATATCAATAATTTGCGCGACATAGAAACGGATCGGCAGTGCGGCAAAATGACGCTGGCAGTACGGCTGGGCGCAGACAATGCGCGACGCTACCATCTGCTGCTGCTGAGCGGCGCGCTGCTCTGTTTCGCCGCGTTTGCGTGGACCGGTCAGCACGGCTGGGGACGCTGGCTATTTTTGCTGACCGCTCCGCTGTTCTGGCGCCAGGGCCTCTATATTTTTCGTGAAAAGTCCCCCGGCGCCATGCGGCCGATGCTGGAGAAGACGGTAAAGGCGGCGCTGTTAGCTAACGTGCTGTTTTCTCTTGGCGTACTGCTTTGATCGTCTTATAGCTGATATAACGCAATTTTTGCGGGTTGATGATTTTGCCAACAACTTGAATAAAGCGATATACTTACCGCTCCTGTGGCAAACAGACGAAAATCCTATGAAATACGACACTTCCGAACTCTGCGACATCTACCACGAAGATGTAAACGTGGTTGAACCGCTCTTCTCCAATTTTGGGGGTCGCACCTCGTTTGGCGGCCAAATCACGACGGTAAAATGTTTCGAGGACAACGGCCTGTTATACGATCTGCTGGAAGAAAATGGCCGGGGTCGTGTGCTGCTGGTAGATGGCGGCGGTTCGGTGCGGCGCGCGCTGGTAGATGCGGCGCTGGCTCAGCTGGCGGTGCAGAACGAATGGGAAGGTATCGTCGTATACGGCTCCGTGCGTCAGGTCGATGACCTGGAAGAGCTGGATATCGGCATTCAGGCGATTGCGGCGATCCCCGCAGGCGCGGCGGGCGAAGGCATTGGCGAAAGCGACGTGCGCGTCAACTTCGGCGGCGTCACCTTTTTCTCTGGCGACCATTTATACGCCGATAACACTGGAATTATTCTGTCAGAAGATCCGCTGGATATTGAATAGCGCTGAATGTGATGCTCTTGCGCTGAGGCGCGAAGAATCACGTCAGCAAAAACGGGTGCCTGGGCACCCGTTTTTTATGGTTGATGAAAGCAGCATCCCAACGGATTACACTTCTTCCATCTTACCTAACAAAGCCCGCAGGCGATCCTGCCACTGCGTTTGCTCTTCTTTCAGCTGCTGGTTTTCACGAACCAGCGCTTCGCTGTTTCCCGAGGCCTGCTGTACCTCATGCTTCAGAGTATTGTTCTGCTCTTTCAGCTCTTCGATTTCCATCTGCAGCAAGGTGATGGTATCAATCGCCTGCTGTACTTTCGCTTCCAGTTTCTCGAATACTTCAAATGACATTCTATGACTTCTCCTAATCGCAAGGCGTTGATGATGCCAGCCGCAGACGACGAGACATCACAAAACTCCGTTAAAAACCGTAACACACCGATTGTAAGTAGCCGCACAGCCCAAGTCCAGCGGCGAACGGCGGTGAAGCGCAGTCTGTAACAATTTTCAGCTTATGCCGAAAGCGTTCAGGGCGCCGAATGGCCGATAATCGCGCTTTTGTTAATAAAATGAGCGTAACGCGATGCTTCCGGCGCCAAAAATGATGTTTAAGGAACAGCAAAAGACGCGAAAACGCGCATTTTTTTGATGGAGCACACAGATTTCAATTTCGCTATTTCTCGTTTATGCGCGTTAACGATAAATTTACAACAGCCCCACATTTGTTCGGGCGGTTCAATGGAATGAAAACAACGATTGATAAAATTTAACCTCGCCTTCAGGAATTTCATTATGAGTCAGACAGCAACTAGCACACTTAAAGGTCAGTGCATTGCCGAATTTCTCGGAACCGGCATGATCATCTTCTTCGGCGCTGGCTGTGTTGCCGCAATGAAGTTGGCTGGCGCCGCGTTCGGTCAGTGGGAAATCTGCATTATCTGGGGCCTGGCTGTTTCCATGGCTGCCTATATGACAGCGGGCGTTTCAGGCGCGCACCTGAACCCAGCCGTTACCGTCGCGCTTTGTCTTTTCGCCAACTTTGAAGGGCGTAAAGTCGTGCCTTACATTGTGGCGCAGGTAGCTGGCGCATTTAGCGCCGCAGCGCTGGTTTACGGGCTCTACTACAACCTGTTTATCGACTATGAAGCCAGCCATCAGCTGGTGCGCGGCAGCGTGGAAAGCCTTGATCTGGCCGGTATCTTCTCGACCTATCCTAACCCGCATATCAGCGTAGGTCAGGCGTTTTTAGTCGAGATGGTGATTACCGCCGTTCTGATGTCGGTGATTATGGCATTGACCGATGACGGCAACGGCGTGCCGCGCGGCCCGCTGGCCCCGCTGCTTATCGGTCTGCTGGTTGCCGTTATCGGCGGCGCGATGGGACCGCTAACCGGCTTCGCCCTGAACCCGGCGCGCGACTTCGGCCCGAAAATTTTTGCCTGGATGGCAGGCTGGGGCAGCGTCGCCTTTACCGGCGCGCGTGATATCCCTTATTTCCTCGTGCCGATTTTTGGCCCGCTGGTCGGTGCCTGTCTTGGCGCATGGGGATATCGCTCACTGATTTGCCGTCACCTGCCCTGTAACCTTAACGTGACGCAAAAAACCGAAGCCGATAAGCCCGTCGCGCGAGCTGAACAGCGTAAAGCGTAACCGTGTTCAATCTTTGCACATCAGGAAATGATTATGTCTACAGATAAAAAATATATTGTCGCGCTCGATCAGGGCACAACCAGCTCCCGCGCCGTTGTTCTCGATCATGACGCCAACATTATCGCGGTTTCCCAGCGCGAATTTACCCAGATCTACCCGAAAGCGGGCTGGGTTGAACACGATCCCATGGACATCTGGGCTTCGCAAAGCTCCACGCTGGTAGAAGTGCTGGCACATGCGGATATTCGCTCCGATCAGATCGCCGCAATCGGCATTACCAACCAGCGCGAAACGGCGATTGTCTGGGATAAAGAGTCCGGCAAGCCGATCTATAACGCTATCGTCTGGCAAGATCCGCGCACGGCGGACTACTGTGCGAAACTGAAGAAAGAGGGCCTGGAAGAGTATATCCAGCACACCACCGGCCTGGTAATTAATCCCTACTTCTCTGGCACCAAAGTAAAATGGATTCTGGATCATGTCGAAGGCGCGCGCGAGCGGGCGAAACGCGGCGAACTGCTGTTCGGCACCGTCGATACCTGGCTTATCTGGAAAATGACGCAGGGTCGGGTGCATATTACCGACCACACCAATGCGTCACGCACCATGATGTATAACATCCATAAGCTGGAGTGGGATCAGCGCATGCTGGATATCCTCGATATTCCGCGTGAAATGCTGCCGGAAGTGAAATCTTCCTCCGAAGTCTACGGCCAGACCAACATCGGCGGTAAAGGCGGCACCCGTATTCCTATCGCCGGCATCGCGGGCGACCAGCAGGCGGCGCTGTACGGCCAGCTGTGCGTGCAGCCGGGAATGGCGAAAAACACTTACGGCACCGGCTGCTTTATGCTGATGAACACCGGCACCGAAGCAGTAACCTCCACGCACGGCTTGCTGACCACTATCGCCTGCGGTCCGCGCGGTGAAGTGAACTATGCGCTGGAAGGTGCGGTGTTTATCGGCGGCGCCTCTATTCAGTGGCTGCGCGACGAGATGAAGCTGATCAGCGATTCCGCCGATTCAGAATACTTCGCGATGAAAGTGAAGGACTCCAACGGCGTCTATATGGTTCCAGCCTTTACCGGCCTTGGCGCGCCCTACTGGGACCCGTATGCCCGCGGCGCGCTGTTTGGCCTGACGCGCGGCGCCAATGCCAATCACATTATTCGCGCTACGCTGGAATCGATCGCTTATCAGACGCGCGATGTGCTGGAAGCGATGCAGAACGATGCCAATACTCGCCTGCAATCGCTGCGCGTTGACGGCGGCGCCGTAGCTAACAACTTCCTGATGCAGTTCCAGTCCGATATTCTTGGCACGCGTGTTGAGCGGCCGGAAGTACGTGAGGTAACCGCGCTGGGCGCCGCTTACCTGGCGGGTCTGGCGGTCGGTTTCTGGGAAGATCTGGATGAGGTGCGCGCAAAAGCGGTGATAGAACGTGAATTCCGCCCCAGTATCGAGACCACGGAGCGTAATTATCGCTACGCTGGCTGGAAAAAAGCCGTGGCCCGCGCTCAGGCATGGGAAGAACACGAGGAATAACGCTTCAGGCCCGCGTCGCCATCCGGCGCGGGCTTTTCTCCCGCCCTCCCCCGCTGTGATACACTTTCGCCTCATTTGTTTTCTTCAGAGGCTGGTCATGAAACGAGAACTCGCCATTGAATTTTCCCGCGTTACCGAAGCGGCCGCGCTGGCTGGCTATAAATGGCTGGGCCGCGGCGATAAAAACCAGGCGGACGGCGCGGCGGTCAACGCCATGCGCATTATGTTGAATAAAGTCGATATCGACGGCCGCATTGTTATCGGCGAAGGCGAAATCGATGAGGCACCGATGCTCTATATCGGCGAGAAGGTCGGCACCGGCAACGGCGATGCGGTGGATATCGCGGTTGACCCTATCGAAGGCACGCGAATGACCGCCATGGGACAGGCCAATGCGCTGGCGGTGCTGGCGGTCGGCGACCGGGGCACCTTTCTGCACGCGCCAGATATGTATATGGAGAAGCTGATCGTCGGCCCAGCGGCAAAAGGCTATATCGATCTGAACCTGCCTCTGGAAACCAACCTGAAAAACATCGCCGCCGCGCTGGGCAAATCCCTTAATGAACTGACGGTAACGATTCTGGCCAAGCCGCGTCACGATGCGGTTATCAAACAGATGCAGCAGCTGGGCGTGCGTATTTTCGCTATTCCCGATGGCGACGTCGCCGCCTCTATCCTGACCTGTATGCCCGACAGCGAAGTAGACGTGCTGTACGGCATCGGCGGCGCGCCGGAAGGCGTGGTGTCAGCGGCAGTTATTCGTGCGCTGGATGGCGATATGCAGGGCCGTCTGCTGCCGCGTCATGAAGTTAAAGGCGAAAGCGAGGAAAACCGCCGACTGGGCGAAGATGAGCTGGCGCGTTGCCGGGAGATGGGCATTAACGCCGGCGAACGGCTGACGCTGGAGATGATGGCGCGCAACGATAATGTGATTTTCGCCGCCACCGGCATCACCAGCGGCGACCTGCTGAAAGGGATCACGCGTCAGGGCAATATCGCCACCAGCGAAACCCTGCTGATCCGCGGCAAATCGCGCACTATACGCCGTATCCAGTCGATTCATTATCTCGACCGCAAGGATACGGCGCTGCATCAGTGGATTCTGTGATGGTTAAACCGCCTGCGGCTGCGGGCCTTTAGAAAGCGGCCACCAGCAGAACAGCATCAACAGGGCGGTGGCGCACATCAGCATGCCGAGACTGAACTGGCTGTTCTGCGGCAACTGCGCCGAAAGCCAGGCCACCAGCCCTGAACCGAGATTTTGCAGGCCGCCGATCAGCGCGCCGGCGGTGCCCGCCAGCCAGGCGTAAGGCTCCATCGCGCCGGAGGTGGCCAGCGGAAACATCATACCCGCCCCGAAGAAGAACAGAGACGCGGGCACCAGAAGCGTCCAGATATTCATAATGCCGAACCATGACGGCAGCCACATCAGCGCCGCCGCCAGCAGGCAGCTGTTCACCGCATACCACATCAACGTATGAAAGCTTTTATCATCCCGGCCCGCAAACCAGGCGCCGAAGAAAGCTGCCGGGATCGGCAGGATAAACAGAATGCTGATCGTCATCGCATCGAGACCCAGCACGCCGCCCATTAACACGCCGCAGCTTGATTCATACACCGCGATGCCCGCCAGCGCGCCAATCAGCATCAGCAAATAGCGCACAAAGATGCGATCGCTCAGCAGCGGTCGATAGCGGGAAAACAGCGGGCGCGTTTCGCTAACCGGCGGACGCGTTTCCGGCAACCAGCGCGCCATCGCGCCGGTAACTATCAGACAGAGCAGCAGCAGAAAAGCGAAGCAGGCATGCCAGCCAAACAGGCGCGTCAGCATCGCGCCGATCAGCGGCGCCACCAGCGGGCTGAACAGGATGCCCATATTCAGCAGGCTATTCGCCTGACGCAGCGCGCTACCGGAATAGAGATCGCGCGGCATGGTACGGGCCATCACGCCCGCTACGCCGGTGCCGAGCCCCTGTACCGCGCTCGCCGCCACCAGCCAGTCGATCGACGGCGCAAACAGCGCGCCAAGCGCGCCCACCATAAAGACAATCATGCCCGCGAGGATCACCGGCTTGCGGCCGATGCTGTCTGACAGCGGGCCGTAAAACAGCTGCGAGCCGCCGTAGGTCATCAGATAAGCCGCCATCACGCGCTGCATCACGCCGTCGCGCACGTTAAACGCTTCAGCAATGGTGGCCATCGCCGGGACATAGATGGTTTGCGCCATTTGCCCAACCGCCACCAGAACGATAAGCATCAGCAACAGATGTCCGTTTTCTAATTTTTTCATAGCCACTTAGATGAAAATTACAGAATGAAAGCCTGCCGTTTAGCGTTTGAACAGCAAATCAGCAGGCGAAACAGGATTGATGGCGGCAAAAATAGCAGTTCGCGTAGAGAAAGAAATGACAGCGCAATAAAGATTTTTAGCCATTCTGTCAGCAGAAATTGACCTTCTTTGTAAAACTAACTGTACGGCAGCACAAAGTGCCGCCCCTTTTTGTCGCCCAGAGCTTTCGGATAACGCGCGGGCTGGAAAAAGCGCGCCCAAGTGACGAAGATAGGCACTACGTTAATGAGGTGGAGGAAGCGCAATGGCTGAATGGGTTAATGGCAACGTAAGCGAGGTCACGCACTGGACGGAGAATTTATTCAGCATCAAGGTACATGCTCCCGTCGCGCCTTTTATTGCCGGCCAGTTCGCTAAGCTGGCGCTGGAAGTAGAGGGTGAACGCGTTCAGCGCGCCTACTCTTACGTTAATGCGCCCGCCAGCCCCGATCTGGAGTTCTATCTGGTGAATGTGCCGGAAGGCAAGCTCAGCCCGCGACTGCACGCGCTGAAGCCTGGCGACAGCCTGATGATAACGAAAGAGGCCGCCGGTTTTTTCGTGTTGGATGAGATCCCTGAATGTCAGACGCTATGGATGCTGGCGACCGGCACGGCAATCGGCCCTTACCTTTCCATTCTGCAACAGGGAGAGGGCATGGCGCGCTTCGAACATATTGTGCTGGTGCATGCGGCGCGTTACGCCGCCGATTTAAGCTATCTGCCGCTGATGCAGCAGCTGGCGGAACGCTATAACGGCAAGCTGCGCATCCAGACAGTGGTAAGTCGTGAAACGGCGCCCGGCGCGCTAACCGGACGCGTGCCTGCGCTGATTGAAAGCGGCCAGCTTGAGCAGGCGGTGGGCCTGCCGATAACGGCGGAAAACAGCCATATTATGCTGTGCGGCAACCCGCAAATGGTGCGCGACACCCAGCAATTGCTGAAAGACACGCGAGAAATGCGCAAGCATCTGCGCCGCAAACCGGGCCATATCACCAGCGAACACTACTGGTGAGTACTATTCCCTGTGCCGCGCTTGCCGAAATAGTTCACCGGCTGCGCGGGCTGGCCAAAGCGGTTAGCGCCTGACGATCCGGTTAGCAGCCCCGACTCGATCAGTATCGCCGCCAGAATCAGCGTCGGCGCTAAACGGCCCAGCGCCAGCTGCCAACCCGACCCCAGCACCGCCCAGTTTCCCGCCAGCAGCATCCAGGCGACAATCAGCAGCAGCGCCCAATAGCCGCGGCGATTGCGATCGTGCAGCCGTTTCACCAGCACGGCGCTGGCTGGCCACAGCAAACACACCACGCCAAACGCCGCCATCTGCGTATCCAGCAAATCATTTCCCGCGAGGACGAAAAGCGCGGTCATGGTCAACAACCAGACTAACTGCCAAATCCAGAAATCTCGTCGCCCCAGGCGGCCGCGATAGGAGAAACACCATTGCTGTAGCGTCATTTTTTCGTCCCGAGGAAAACTATAAA includes:
- a CDS encoding 1,4-dihydroxy-2-naphthoate polyprenyltransferase codes for the protein MEYIQRITTFHFRGWLESLRLRTLPLAFASILTGSALAWWQGQFSLTVALLCFLTSGLLQVLSNLANDYGDAVKGSDGSNRLGPLRGIQKGAITLLQLRAGIIAVTGLALICGGVLIRYACHTIGDVVSFLLLGALAVIAAIAYTVGKKPYGYLGLGDLSVLIFFGWLGVSGSFYLQSHSVQPLVLLPATACGLLAAAVLNINNLRDIETDRQCGKMTLAVRLGADNARRYHLLLLSGALLCFAAFAWTGQHGWGRWLFLLTAPLFWRQGLYIFREKSPGAMRPMLEKTVKAALLANVLFSLGVLL
- the rraA gene encoding ribonuclease E activity regulator RraA; amino-acid sequence: MKYDTSELCDIYHEDVNVVEPLFSNFGGRTSFGGQITTVKCFEDNGLLYDLLEENGRGRVLLVDGGGSVRRALVDAALAQLAVQNEWEGIVVYGSVRQVDDLEELDIGIQAIAAIPAGAAGEGIGESDVRVNFGGVTFFSGDHLYADNTGIILSEDPLDIE
- the zapB gene encoding cell division protein ZapB; protein product: MSFEVFEKLEAKVQQAIDTITLLQMEIEELKEQNNTLKHEVQQASGNSEALVRENQQLKEEQTQWQDRLRALLGKMEEV
- a CDS encoding MIP/aquaporin family protein, producing MSQTATSTLKGQCIAEFLGTGMIIFFGAGCVAAMKLAGAAFGQWEICIIWGLAVSMAAYMTAGVSGAHLNPAVTVALCLFANFEGRKVVPYIVAQVAGAFSAAALVYGLYYNLFIDYEASHQLVRGSVESLDLAGIFSTYPNPHISVGQAFLVEMVITAVLMSVIMALTDDGNGVPRGPLAPLLIGLLVAVIGGAMGPLTGFALNPARDFGPKIFAWMAGWGSVAFTGARDIPYFLVPIFGPLVGACLGAWGYRSLICRHLPCNLNVTQKTEADKPVARAEQRKA
- the glpK gene encoding glycerol kinase GlpK, with the translated sequence MMSTDKKYIVALDQGTTSSRAVVLDHDANIIAVSQREFTQIYPKAGWVEHDPMDIWASQSSTLVEVLAHADIRSDQIAAIGITNQRETAIVWDKESGKPIYNAIVWQDPRTADYCAKLKKEGLEEYIQHTTGLVINPYFSGTKVKWILDHVEGARERAKRGELLFGTVDTWLIWKMTQGRVHITDHTNASRTMMYNIHKLEWDQRMLDILDIPREMLPEVKSSSEVYGQTNIGGKGGTRIPIAGIAGDQQAALYGQLCVQPGMAKNTYGTGCFMLMNTGTEAVTSTHGLLTTIACGPRGEVNYALEGAVFIGGASIQWLRDEMKLISDSADSEYFAMKVKDSNGVYMVPAFTGLGAPYWDPYARGALFGLTRGANANHIIRATLESIAYQTRDVLEAMQNDANTRLQSLRVDGGAVANNFLMQFQSDILGTRVERPEVREVTALGAAYLAGLAVGFWEDLDEVRAKAVIEREFRPSIETTERNYRYAGWKKAVARAQAWEEHEE
- the glpX gene encoding class II fructose-bisphosphatase → MKRELAIEFSRVTEAAALAGYKWLGRGDKNQADGAAVNAMRIMLNKVDIDGRIVIGEGEIDEAPMLYIGEKVGTGNGDAVDIAVDPIEGTRMTAMGQANALAVLAVGDRGTFLHAPDMYMEKLIVGPAAKGYIDLNLPLETNLKNIAAALGKSLNELTVTILAKPRHDAVIKQMQQLGVRIFAIPDGDVAASILTCMPDSEVDVLYGIGGAPEGVVSAAVIRALDGDMQGRLLPRHEVKGESEENRRLGEDELARCREMGINAGERLTLEMMARNDNVIFAATGITSGDLLKGITRQGNIATSETLLIRGKSRTIRRIQSIHYLDRKDTALHQWIL
- the emrD gene encoding multidrug efflux MFS transporter EmrD, producing MKKLENGHLLLMLIVLVAVGQMAQTIYVPAMATIAEAFNVRDGVMQRVMAAYLMTYGGSQLFYGPLSDSIGRKPVILAGMIVFMVGALGALFAPSIDWLVAASAVQGLGTGVAGVMARTMPRDLYSGSALRQANSLLNMGILFSPLVAPLIGAMLTRLFGWHACFAFLLLLCLIVTGAMARWLPETRPPVSETRPLFSRYRPLLSDRIFVRYLLMLIGALAGIAVYESSCGVLMGGVLGLDAMTISILFILPIPAAFFGAWFAGRDDKSFHTLMWYAVNSCLLAAALMWLPSWFGIMNIWTLLVPASLFFFGAGMMFPLATSGAMEPYAWLAGTAGALIGGLQNLGSGLVAWLSAQLPQNSQFSLGMLMCATALLMLFCWWPLSKGPQPQAV
- the fpr gene encoding ferredoxin--NADP(+) reductase: MAEWVNGNVSEVTHWTENLFSIKVHAPVAPFIAGQFAKLALEVEGERVQRAYSYVNAPASPDLEFYLVNVPEGKLSPRLHALKPGDSLMITKEAAGFFVLDEIPECQTLWMLATGTAIGPYLSILQQGEGMARFEHIVLVHAARYAADLSYLPLMQQLAERYNGKLRIQTVVSRETAPGALTGRVPALIESGQLEQAVGLPITAENSHIMLCGNPQMVRDTQQLLKDTREMRKHLRRKPGHITSEHYW
- a CDS encoding DUF805 domain-containing protein, producing the protein MTLQQWCFSYRGRLGRRDFWIWQLVWLLTMTALFVLAGNDLLDTQMAAFGVVCLLWPASAVLVKRLHDRNRRGYWALLLIVAWMLLAGNWAVLGSGWQLALGRLAPTLILAAILIESGLLTGSSGANRFGQPAQPVNYFGKRGTGNSTHQ